In Cololabis saira isolate AMF1-May2022 chromosome 1, fColSai1.1, whole genome shotgun sequence, the following proteins share a genomic window:
- the dctpp1 gene encoding glutamyl-tRNA(Gln) amidotransferase subunit B, mitochondrial encodes MMATNGKEGCELKGDVSRVSPNSSSSGGEEDSAHVGSSARETSHCTLQNGGPVEVKEQRFTFSPEPTMEDIRRMQAEFTDERDWNQFHQPRSLLLALVGEVGELAELFQWRAEATDGLPGWSGDEREHLAHELSDVMIYLLELAEKCRVDLPQAVLRKMALNRLKYPASKVHGSAKKYTEYQD; translated from the exons ATGATGGCAACAAACGGAAAGGAAGGTTGTGAACTCAAAGGAGACGTGTCACGCGTTTCacccaacagcagcagcagcggcggtgAGGAGGATTCTGCCCACGTTGGCTCGTCCGCGCGGGAAACGTCCCACTGTACGCTGCAGAATGGAGGACCGGTGGag GTGAAGGAGCAGAGGTTCACCTTCAGCCCCGAGCCCACCATGGAGGACATCCGGAGGATGCAGGCCGAGTTCACGGACGAGCGGGACTGGAACCAGTTCCACCAGCCGCGCAGCCTGCTGCTGGCGCTGGTCGGGGAGGTGGGCGAGCTGGCCGAGCTGTTCCAGTGGCGGGCCGAGGCGACCGACGGGCTGCCGGGCTGGAGCGGGGACGAGCGGGAGCATCTAGCGCACGAACTGAGCGACGTGATGATCTACCTGCTGGAGCTGGCGGAGAAGTGTCGCGTGGACCTCCCGCAAGCGGTGCTCCGCAAAATGGCCCTGAACAGATTAAAGTATCCCGCGAGTAAAGTGCACGGCTCTGCCAAAAAGTATACGGAGTACCAGGACTGA